From one Bordetella genomosp. 9 genomic stretch:
- a CDS encoding zinc-binding alcohol dehydrogenase family protein, which produces MRAIVLEKFGGLDSLVYKDIPEPEPMAGHVVIQVKAFGVNHAEMHMRRGEWAEAAPVSGIECVGIVKSCPGGEFPVGAKVAALMGGLGRTINGSYAEYTRAPVSNVALIDADLSWADLAAIPETYATAWTTLFRNLDLQAGQTVVIRGATSAFGQAAVKLAVNAGAKVIATTRSAERFDMLRALGVARAEVEGPDLSRRIAEAGQLDAVLDLVGNSTILDSLAMLRRGGKACLAGWLGGLAPIADFNPLLQMSSGVYLTFFGSFVFGTPGFPLSDVPLQAIARDVAAGRLDAKPSRVFRFEDIHEAHRVMEANEAGGKMVVVHG; this is translated from the coding sequence ATGCGTGCGATCGTTCTGGAGAAGTTCGGCGGGCTTGACAGCCTGGTCTACAAGGATATTCCCGAGCCCGAGCCGATGGCCGGCCATGTGGTCATCCAGGTCAAGGCCTTCGGCGTCAACCATGCCGAGATGCACATGCGGCGCGGCGAGTGGGCCGAAGCGGCGCCCGTCAGCGGGATAGAGTGCGTGGGCATCGTCAAGTCATGCCCGGGCGGCGAGTTTCCCGTGGGCGCCAAAGTGGCCGCGTTGATGGGAGGACTGGGCCGGACCATCAATGGCAGCTATGCGGAATACACCCGCGCCCCCGTCAGCAACGTGGCCCTGATCGACGCGGATCTTTCCTGGGCGGACCTTGCCGCCATACCGGAAACCTATGCCACGGCCTGGACCACTCTGTTCCGCAACCTGGATCTCCAGGCCGGGCAGACGGTGGTGATACGCGGCGCGACCTCCGCGTTCGGACAGGCGGCGGTGAAGCTCGCCGTGAATGCCGGCGCGAAGGTCATCGCGACCACGCGCAGCGCCGAGCGCTTCGACATGCTGCGTGCCCTGGGCGTGGCGCGGGCGGAGGTGGAAGGTCCCGACCTGTCCAGGCGCATCGCCGAGGCCGGGCAGCTGGATGCCGTCCTGGACCTGGTGGGCAACAGCACCATCCTCGATTCCCTGGCGATGTTGCGGCGTGGCGGCAAGGCCTGCCTGGCCGGCTGGCTCGGCGGCCTGGCGCCCATCGCCGATTTCAATCCGCTGCTGCAGATGTCCAGCGGCGTGTACCTGACGTTCTTCGGCAGCTTTGTCTTCGGCACGCCCGGCTTTCCCTTGTCGGACGTGCCCTTGCAGGCGATTGCCCGCGACGTCGCGGCCGGTCGGCTGGATGCGAAGCCCAGCCGGGTGTTCCGCTTCGAGGACATCCATGAAGCGCATCGCGTGATGGAAGCCAACGAAGCCGGCGGCAAGATGGTCGTGGTCCACGGCTGA
- a CDS encoding amino acid ABC transporter ATP-binding protein, translated as MADAIIRMQDVNKWYGQFHVLRNIDLDVATGERIVICGPSGSGKSTLIRCINRLEEHQQGQIVVNGTELTNDLKHIEMIRRDVGMVFQHFNLFPHLTVLENLTLGPMWVLKKPRAEAEATALKYLERVRIPEQANKFPGQLSGGQQQRVAIARSLCMSPKIMLFDEPTSALDPEMVKEVLDVMVKLAEESGVTMLCVTHEMGFARKVADRVIFMDRGEIIEQNTPDEFFDHPQNERTRLFLSQILH; from the coding sequence ATGGCCGACGCAATTATTCGTATGCAGGACGTGAACAAGTGGTATGGCCAGTTCCACGTGCTGCGCAATATCGACCTGGATGTCGCGACCGGCGAACGTATCGTCATCTGCGGTCCTTCCGGATCGGGCAAGTCCACGCTGATCCGCTGCATCAACCGGCTGGAAGAACACCAGCAGGGCCAGATCGTCGTCAACGGCACGGAGCTGACCAACGATCTCAAGCATATCGAGATGATCCGCCGCGACGTCGGCATGGTGTTCCAGCACTTCAATCTTTTCCCGCATCTGACGGTGCTGGAGAACCTGACGCTGGGACCCATGTGGGTGCTGAAGAAGCCGCGCGCCGAAGCCGAGGCGACGGCGCTGAAGTACCTGGAGCGGGTGCGCATCCCCGAGCAGGCCAACAAGTTTCCCGGCCAGCTGTCGGGCGGCCAGCAGCAGCGCGTGGCGATCGCGCGCTCGCTGTGCATGAGCCCCAAGATCATGCTGTTCGACGAACCGACGTCCGCCCTGGACCCGGAAATGGTCAAGGAAGTGCTGGACGTGATGGTCAAGCTCGCGGAAGAAAGCGGCGTCACCATGCTGTGCGTCACCCATGAAATGGGCTTCGCCCGCAAGGTCGCCGACCGCGTCATCTTCATGGACCGCGGCGAGATCATCGAACAGAACACGCCCGACGAATTCTTCGATCATCCGCAGAACGAGCGCACCAGGCTGTTCCTTAGCCAGATATTGCATTGA
- a CDS encoding Bug family tripartite tricarboxylate transporter substrate binding protein, whose amino-acid sequence MSPNIFARLTRTVAVGAIALAAVAPGLGHAADNYPSKPLRFIVPYPPGGPLDTMARMLAEKVRGDLGQPVIVENRAGAGGNIGADLAAKAPADGYTLVMGAVATHAINPWLFKNLPYDPIKDFAPVTIVASVPNVLVMNVDFAKKNNINNLGDLIAYAKANPGKLNYGSGGNGSAGHLSGELLKARAGVNIEHIPYQGAAPAQLALLSGQSDFMFDNLAASAPLIKDGKVKALAVTTKERSSLLPDVPTVEQSGVKDFDLGTWFGVFTTGGTPEAVVDKLNKAYSAALMQPDVRQRLLTMGSEIKPMSSAQFASFVRQEKDKYKEIVQVSGASTN is encoded by the coding sequence ATGTCCCCTAATATCTTCGCGCGCCTGACGCGCACCGTGGCCGTCGGCGCGATCGCCCTGGCCGCCGTGGCGCCCGGCCTCGGCCACGCCGCCGACAACTATCCCAGCAAACCGCTGCGCTTCATCGTCCCGTATCCGCCCGGCGGCCCGCTGGATACGATGGCACGCATGCTGGCGGAAAAGGTGCGCGGCGACCTGGGCCAGCCGGTCATCGTGGAAAACCGCGCCGGCGCGGGCGGCAACATCGGCGCCGACCTGGCGGCCAAGGCGCCGGCCGACGGCTATACGCTGGTGATGGGCGCCGTCGCGACGCACGCCATCAACCCCTGGCTGTTCAAGAACCTGCCTTACGACCCCATCAAGGACTTCGCGCCGGTGACCATCGTCGCGTCCGTGCCCAATGTGCTGGTCATGAACGTCGATTTCGCCAAGAAGAACAACATCAACAATCTGGGCGACCTGATCGCGTATGCCAAGGCCAACCCTGGCAAGCTGAACTACGGGTCGGGCGGCAACGGCAGCGCCGGCCACCTGTCCGGCGAACTGCTGAAGGCGCGCGCGGGCGTGAATATCGAACATATCCCGTACCAGGGCGCGGCCCCCGCCCAGCTGGCCTTGCTGTCGGGGCAATCGGATTTCATGTTCGATAACCTGGCCGCCTCGGCGCCGCTGATCAAGGACGGCAAGGTCAAGGCGCTGGCCGTGACGACCAAGGAACGTTCCTCGCTGCTGCCTGACGTGCCGACCGTCGAGCAATCCGGCGTCAAGGATTTCGATCTGGGCACGTGGTTCGGCGTCTTCACGACGGGCGGCACGCCCGAAGCCGTGGTCGACAAGCTGAACAAGGCCTACAGCGCCGCGCTGATGCAGCCGGACGTGCGCCAACGCCTGCTGACCATGGGTTCGGAGATCAAGCCCATGTCGTCGGCGCAGTTCGCCAGCTTCGTGCGCCAGGAGAAGGACAAGTACAAGGAAATCGTGCAGGTCTCGGGCGCCAGCACGAATTGA
- a CDS encoding alpha/beta fold hydrolase, whose protein sequence is MTRISYHRIQAAGLNVFYREAGPRGAPKLLLLHGFPSASHMFRDLIPLLAQDFHIVAPDLPGFGQTDMPPRDRFDYTFDNFARVIEAFTEAVGFDRYAMYVFDYGAPTGFRLALRHPERIRAIITQNGNAYEEGLSEGWNPIQAYWREPTQANRDALRALLTRESTIWQYTHGVSDTAAVSPDGYGLDDYYLARPGADEVQLDIFGDYKSNVALYPRFQAYFRAHQPPLLAVWGRNDPFFLPAGAEAFKRDIPAATVRFFDTGHFALETHAPEIAHEIRGFLNSLS, encoded by the coding sequence ATGACCAGAATTTCCTATCACCGGATCCAGGCCGCCGGCCTGAATGTGTTCTATCGCGAGGCGGGCCCACGCGGCGCCCCCAAGTTGCTGCTGCTGCATGGCTTCCCGAGCGCCAGCCATATGTTCCGGGACCTGATCCCGCTGCTGGCGCAGGATTTCCATATCGTCGCGCCGGACCTGCCCGGCTTCGGGCAGACGGACATGCCGCCGCGCGACCGGTTCGACTACACCTTCGACAACTTCGCCCGCGTCATCGAGGCGTTCACGGAAGCCGTGGGTTTCGATCGCTACGCCATGTACGTGTTCGATTACGGCGCGCCCACAGGGTTTCGCCTGGCCTTGCGCCACCCCGAACGTATCCGCGCCATCATCACGCAGAACGGCAATGCCTACGAAGAAGGCCTGAGCGAAGGCTGGAATCCCATACAGGCCTACTGGCGCGAGCCCACGCAGGCGAACCGCGACGCCCTGCGTGCCTTGCTGACGCGCGAATCGACCATCTGGCAGTACACGCACGGCGTCAGCGACACCGCTGCCGTGTCGCCCGATGGCTACGGACTCGACGACTATTACCTGGCGCGCCCCGGCGCCGACGAGGTCCAGCTGGACATCTTCGGCGATTACAAGAGCAACGTCGCCCTGTATCCGCGGTTCCAGGCCTACTTCCGGGCGCATCAACCGCCGCTGCTGGCGGTGTGGGGCAGGAACGATCCCTTCTTCCTGCCGGCGGGCGCCGAAGCGTTCAAGCGCGATATTCCGGCGGCTACGGTGCGCTTCTTCGACACCGGCCATTTCGCGCTGGAAACCCATGCCCCCGAGATCGCGCACGAGATACGCGGTTTTCTGAATTCCCTGTCCTGA
- a CDS encoding cell division ATP-binding protein FtsE, which yields MIEFQHVFKSYGRGRNILADINFRITAGEFVFVSGPSGAGKSTLLKLIGGLEPPSRGSIQVNGQRLDKLPQRARPYLRRAVGVILQDTHLLYDRNAFENVMLPLAVTGQPRDSAAARARAALDKVGLSGKETLNPIELSGGEQQRLAIARAIVNRPAILIADEPTANLDHDSALRIMNVFRDFNRVGVTTLIASHDQELMSHYAQRVLRIDPGRFADLSAEAQS from the coding sequence ATGATCGAATTCCAGCACGTATTCAAATCGTACGGACGCGGCCGCAATATCCTGGCCGATATCAACTTCCGCATTACGGCGGGCGAATTCGTCTTTGTGTCGGGGCCGTCGGGCGCCGGCAAGTCGACTTTGCTCAAGCTGATCGGGGGCTTGGAACCGCCCAGCCGGGGTTCGATCCAGGTGAACGGCCAGCGGCTGGACAAACTGCCGCAGCGAGCCCGTCCCTATCTGCGCCGGGCCGTCGGGGTCATTCTGCAGGACACCCACCTGCTCTATGACCGCAACGCCTTCGAAAATGTCATGCTGCCCCTGGCGGTGACCGGCCAGCCCCGGGACTCCGCCGCGGCGCGGGCGCGCGCCGCGCTCGACAAGGTCGGCCTGTCCGGCAAGGAAACCCTGAACCCCATCGAACTGTCCGGCGGCGAACAGCAACGCCTGGCCATCGCCCGCGCCATCGTCAACCGGCCGGCCATCCTGATCGCCGACGAACCCACCGCCAACCTCGATCACGACAGCGCCCTGCGCATCATGAATGTGTTTCGCGACTTCAATCGTGTCGGCGTGACGACGCTGATCGCCTCCCACGACCAGGAACTGATGTCCCACTACGCCCAACGGGTGCTGCGCATCGACCCCGGCCGATTCGCCGACCTGTCCGCGGAGGCCCAGTCATGA
- a CDS encoding amino acid ABC transporter substrate-binding protein: MNTWKKAAVGAAMLTLCGSAFAGATFDNVKKKGFVQCGVSTGVPGFSAADSKGEWKGLDVDMCRAIAATMFNDASKFKVTPLNTQQRFTALQSGEVDVLTRNTTETLTRDTTLGLIGTGVNYYDSQGVMVSKELGVKSAKELNGATVCVQPGTTTELNLADWFRANKIEFKPVVIEKYDEIVRAFSAGRCDAFTTDKSQLASTRTTLENPDKYIILPEDFSKEPLGPMVRQDDVQWFNVVRWALNAMLEAEEYGVTTENVEAMLKSTNPSVQRILGVTPGMGKNLGVDDKWAYNIVKQVGNYGESFERNLGSGSPMKLPRGLNAQWKQGGLMYGWPIR, encoded by the coding sequence ATGAACACCTGGAAAAAGGCTGCCGTCGGCGCCGCGATGCTGACACTGTGCGGCAGCGCCTTCGCCGGCGCGACTTTCGACAATGTCAAAAAGAAGGGCTTCGTCCAATGCGGCGTGTCGACCGGCGTGCCCGGTTTTTCCGCCGCCGACAGCAAGGGCGAATGGAAGGGGCTGGACGTCGACATGTGCCGCGCGATCGCCGCCACCATGTTCAATGACGCCAGCAAGTTCAAGGTGACCCCCTTGAACACGCAGCAGCGCTTCACCGCGCTGCAGTCGGGCGAAGTCGACGTGCTGACCCGCAATACGACCGAAACCCTGACGCGCGACACCACCCTGGGGCTGATCGGCACCGGCGTGAACTACTACGACAGCCAGGGCGTCATGGTGTCCAAGGAACTGGGCGTCAAGAGCGCCAAGGAATTGAACGGGGCCACCGTCTGTGTGCAGCCCGGTACCACCACCGAACTGAACCTGGCGGACTGGTTCCGCGCCAACAAGATCGAGTTCAAGCCGGTCGTGATCGAAAAGTACGACGAGATCGTGCGGGCCTTCTCGGCGGGACGCTGCGACGCCTTCACCACCGACAAGTCCCAGCTGGCATCCACGCGGACCACGCTGGAGAATCCGGACAAGTACATCATCCTGCCGGAAGATTTCTCCAAGGAGCCGCTGGGGCCGATGGTGCGCCAGGACGACGTGCAGTGGTTCAACGTCGTGCGCTGGGCCTTGAACGCCATGCTGGAAGCCGAGGAATACGGCGTCACGACGGAGAACGTCGAAGCCATGCTGAAAAGCACCAATCCCAGTGTGCAGCGCATCCTGGGCGTGACGCCGGGCATGGGCAAGAACCTGGGCGTGGACGACAAGTGGGCCTACAACATCGTCAAGCAGGTAGGGAATTACGGCGAAAGCTTCGAGCGCAACCTGGGCAGCGGCAGCCCCATGAAACTGCCGCGCGGCCTGAACGCGCAATGGAAGCAGGGCGGCTTGATGTACGGCTGGCCGATTCGTTGA
- a CDS encoding CGNR zinc finger domain-containing protein encodes MHDHDHPPAMFIADSTALDFLNSIATPVDTPVDWLKDGAGLLAWLEQAGLVPREDLAALGARAMPGELDGVAAQARALREWFRDFVRQHMGKPLTADALRSLEPLNRLLERDESYQEVVAEGTALQVRAKRRWRSPESLLLPIGATLAAFVSGEDLTYVKACEGPRCTLLFADHTRGHRRRWCSTAVCGNRAKVAAHRERARQAAAR; translated from the coding sequence ATGCACGACCACGATCACCCGCCCGCCATGTTCATCGCCGATTCCACGGCGCTGGATTTCCTGAATTCGATCGCGACGCCGGTCGACACGCCGGTCGACTGGCTCAAGGACGGCGCCGGCCTGCTCGCCTGGCTGGAGCAGGCCGGCCTGGTACCGCGCGAGGATCTGGCCGCGCTGGGCGCGCGCGCCATGCCGGGCGAACTGGACGGCGTCGCCGCCCAGGCCCGTGCGCTCAGGGAATGGTTCCGGGATTTCGTCCGCCAACACATGGGCAAGCCGCTCACGGCGGACGCTTTGCGGTCGCTGGAGCCATTGAACCGGTTACTTGAGCGGGATGAAAGCTACCAAGAGGTGGTCGCGGAGGGAACCGCCTTGCAGGTGCGCGCCAAGCGCCGCTGGCGCTCTCCGGAATCCCTGCTGCTGCCGATAGGCGCAACCCTGGCGGCGTTCGTCAGCGGCGAAGACCTGACCTACGTCAAGGCCTGCGAAGGCCCGCGTTGCACGCTGCTGTTCGCCGACCACACCCGCGGCCATCGCCGCAGATGGTGCAGCACCGCCGTATGCGGAAACCGCGCCAAGGTCGCCGCGCATCGCGAGCGGGCCAGGCAAGCCGCCGCCAGGTAG
- a CDS encoding amino acid ABC transporter permease, with amino-acid sequence MTPDSKAPPAAAPVRKLSWNDPGVRAIVYQVVAVAAVAWVAWFLVSNTLHNLASRNISTGFGFLSREAGFAIGETPISYTPADTYGRAIVVGLLNTLRAAVIGIVLATLLGTLIGIARLSRNWLIAKLASVYVEVMRNVPLLLQLFFWYALITENMPGPRQAHQPLPDVFISNRGLKLPSLQGGAVDWMLGGLALAIVAILALAHWGNKRREATGRIFPLARWALLLIVALPLLGWLVSGAPLKVDVPVLRGFNFSGGMTLTPEFAALLAGLVSYTAAFIAEVVRSGVQAVNIGQWEAAGSLGLRRGLVLRLVVLPQALRVIIPPMTSQYLNLTKNSSLAVAIGFPDIVSVVNTTLNQTGQAIEGILIIMAAYLTVSLSISVLMNWYNKRIALVER; translated from the coding sequence ATGACGCCCGACTCCAAAGCGCCGCCGGCGGCGGCGCCTGTCCGCAAGCTATCCTGGAACGATCCAGGCGTAAGAGCCATCGTCTATCAGGTCGTCGCCGTGGCGGCGGTGGCCTGGGTGGCGTGGTTCCTGGTTTCGAACACGCTGCACAACCTGGCGTCGCGCAATATTTCCACCGGCTTCGGCTTCCTGAGCCGCGAGGCGGGTTTCGCGATCGGCGAAACGCCGATCAGCTATACGCCGGCGGATACCTATGGACGGGCCATCGTCGTCGGGCTGCTGAATACGCTGCGCGCGGCGGTCATCGGCATCGTGCTGGCCACTCTGCTCGGAACCTTGATCGGTATCGCGCGCCTGTCGCGCAATTGGCTGATCGCCAAGCTGGCGTCGGTCTATGTCGAGGTCATGCGGAATGTCCCGCTGCTCCTGCAGCTGTTCTTCTGGTACGCCTTGATCACCGAGAACATGCCGGGGCCGCGGCAAGCGCACCAACCCTTGCCGGACGTTTTCATTTCGAATCGCGGCCTGAAGCTGCCGAGCCTGCAGGGCGGCGCGGTGGACTGGATGCTGGGCGGCCTGGCGCTGGCCATCGTCGCCATCCTGGCCCTGGCCCATTGGGGCAACAAGCGGCGCGAAGCCACCGGGCGCATCTTTCCGCTGGCCCGCTGGGCGCTGCTCCTGATCGTCGCATTGCCGCTGCTGGGCTGGCTGGTCAGCGGCGCGCCGCTGAAGGTGGACGTGCCGGTGCTGCGCGGCTTCAACTTTTCCGGCGGCATGACGCTGACGCCGGAATTCGCGGCGCTGCTGGCGGGGCTGGTGAGCTACACCGCCGCCTTCATCGCCGAAGTCGTCCGTTCCGGCGTGCAGGCGGTCAATATCGGGCAGTGGGAGGCCGCCGGTTCCCTGGGGCTGCGGCGCGGCCTGGTGCTGAGGCTGGTCGTGCTGCCGCAGGCGCTGCGCGTGATCATTCCGCCGATGACCAGCCAGTACCTGAACCTGACCAAGAACAGCTCGCTGGCCGTGGCCATCGGTTTTCCCGACATCGTGTCGGTGGTCAACACGACCTTGAACCAGACCGGTCAGGCCATCGAAGGCATCCTCATCATCATGGCCGCCTACCTGACGGTCAGCCTGTCGATCTCGGTGCTGATGAACTGGTACAACAAGCGCATAGCGCTGGTAGAGCGCTAG
- a CDS encoding amino acid ABC transporter permease, with protein MNTPEPPRAGSADLPVAPTPDGLPITQPGGPAGAASAAVDGLPPPGSQTGLWGWLRLRLFSSPLNILLTVLIAWLLLLAIPALVEWLLIKANFSATTAQECRASGGACWAFIREKHRLILFGTYPYDEQWRPLLATIVLIAVIVCSGIRRFWTPRLALLWLFGLAAVAVLMWGGVFGMTYVENERWGGLPLTLILATFGIAFAFPIGVLLALGRRSRLPAIKALCVVYIELIRGVPLISLLFMSSVMLPLFLPEGFTIDKLLRAQIAIIMFAAAYIAETVRGGLQAIPKGQYEGAASLGLTYWQQMRKIILPQALRIVIPPLVSIFISLFKDTSLVVIIGIFDLTLAAKAALSDAAWRGFGVEAYLFIAFIYFIFCFSMSKYSQALERRLAKGYRR; from the coding sequence ATGAATACTCCCGAACCGCCGCGCGCGGGTTCCGCCGATCTTCCCGTCGCACCGACGCCGGACGGCTTGCCGATCACGCAGCCGGGCGGTCCGGCCGGCGCGGCGTCGGCCGCCGTGGACGGCCTGCCGCCGCCGGGCAGCCAGACCGGCCTGTGGGGATGGCTGCGCCTGCGCCTGTTTTCGTCGCCGCTGAACATCCTGCTGACGGTGCTGATCGCGTGGCTGCTGCTGCTGGCCATTCCCGCGCTGGTGGAGTGGCTGCTGATCAAGGCGAACTTCTCGGCCACCACCGCGCAGGAGTGCCGCGCGTCAGGCGGCGCCTGCTGGGCCTTCATCCGGGAGAAGCACAGGCTGATCCTGTTCGGCACCTATCCCTACGATGAACAATGGCGCCCGCTGCTGGCGACCATCGTCCTGATCGCGGTCATCGTCTGCAGCGGCATCCGCCGGTTCTGGACGCCCAGGCTCGCCTTGTTGTGGCTGTTCGGGCTGGCCGCGGTGGCGGTGCTGATGTGGGGCGGCGTGTTCGGCATGACCTATGTCGAGAACGAACGCTGGGGCGGCCTGCCGCTGACCCTGATACTGGCGACCTTCGGCATCGCCTTCGCCTTTCCCATCGGCGTGCTGCTGGCGCTGGGACGGCGGTCGCGGCTGCCGGCGATCAAGGCGCTGTGCGTGGTGTACATCGAACTGATACGCGGCGTGCCGCTGATCAGCCTGTTGTTCATGTCGTCGGTCATGCTGCCGCTGTTCCTGCCCGAAGGCTTCACCATCGACAAGCTGCTGCGTGCGCAGATCGCCATCATCATGTTCGCCGCGGCCTATATCGCGGAAACCGTGCGCGGCGGCCTGCAGGCGATTCCCAAGGGGCAGTACGAAGGCGCGGCCTCGCTGGGCCTGACGTACTGGCAGCAGATGCGCAAGATCATCCTGCCGCAGGCCTTGCGCATCGTGATCCCGCCGCTGGTCAGCATTTTCATTTCGCTGTTCAAGGACACGTCGCTGGTGGTCATCATCGGCATTTTCGACCTGACCCTGGCGGCCAAGGCGGCGCTATCGGATGCGGCGTGGCGCGGCTTCGGGGTCGAAGCCTATCTGTTCATCGCATTCATCTACTTTATTTTCTGCTTCTCGATGTCCAAGTACAGCCAGGCGCTGGAGCGCCGGCTGGCCAAGGGCTATCGACGATAG
- a CDS encoding SDR family oxidoreductase translates to MHKKVAIVTGASQGIGRSAALRLARDFDAIALVARNRGQLDETAAAVREAGAEPLVIAADLADASTAADVVDGTMTAFGGIDALVNIAGAVPQIDLFEMSDIQWDQGMALKLHGARRLTVAAWPHLKSSKGAVVLMSGNSAEQPKAPAAAVGVINAAIVALAKAFADRGIADGVQVNSVLPGAVMTGRRRAFLEQWAARQGIAMDEAMARFPRDAGIARFGEAEEIAELIAFLLSPAAQWMTGAALRMDGGEVKAV, encoded by the coding sequence ATGCACAAGAAAGTCGCCATCGTCACCGGCGCGAGCCAGGGTATCGGCCGGTCCGCGGCGCTCCGCCTGGCCCGTGATTTCGATGCCATCGCGCTGGTCGCGCGCAATCGCGGGCAACTGGACGAAACCGCCGCGGCGGTGCGCGAAGCGGGCGCGGAACCGCTGGTCATCGCCGCCGATCTGGCGGACGCTTCGACGGCGGCCGACGTCGTCGACGGCACCATGACGGCATTCGGCGGCATCGACGCGCTGGTGAATATCGCCGGCGCGGTGCCGCAGATCGACCTGTTCGAGATGTCCGATATCCAGTGGGACCAGGGCATGGCGCTGAAGCTGCATGGCGCCCGCCGCCTGACCGTCGCGGCGTGGCCGCACCTGAAGTCCTCGAAAGGCGCGGTGGTGTTGATGTCCGGCAATTCGGCGGAACAGCCCAAGGCGCCCGCCGCGGCGGTGGGCGTGATCAACGCGGCCATCGTGGCGCTCGCGAAGGCCTTTGCCGACCGTGGCATCGCCGATGGCGTGCAGGTCAATAGCGTGCTGCCGGGCGCCGTCATGACGGGGCGCCGCCGGGCCTTCCTGGAACAATGGGCGGCCAGGCAGGGCATCGCCATGGACGAGGCCATGGCCCGGTTTCCCCGGGACGCGGGTATCGCGCGCTTTGGCGAGGCCGAAGAAATCGCGGAGCTGATCGCGTTCCTGCTGTCTCCCGCGGCGCAATGGATGACCGGCGCGGCCTTGCGGATGGACGGCGGAGAGGTCAAGGCGGTGTGA
- the maiA gene encoding maleylacetoacetate isomerase produces MQLYSFFNSSTSYRVRIVLALKGLDHDYQGINIRKLEHRAADYMARNPSGSVPMLRDGDMELGQSMAIIDYLDATHPEPRLIPRDTLQRARVLELSGVIACDIHPVNNLRILRYLTEVLGVTAEQKDAWYRHWVRDGMRAVEALLERHGHGPYCFGDAPTLADVCLVPQIANAQRMGCDMSAYPRAMAVYAHCNTIAAFQRAAPSEQPDYTA; encoded by the coding sequence ATGCAACTCTACAGTTTCTTCAACAGCTCCACGTCCTACCGGGTCCGCATCGTCCTGGCCCTGAAGGGGCTGGACCACGATTACCAGGGCATCAATATCCGCAAACTGGAGCACCGCGCCGCGGATTACATGGCGCGCAATCCTTCCGGCAGCGTTCCGATGCTGCGCGACGGCGATATGGAACTGGGCCAGTCGATGGCCATCATCGATTACCTGGATGCCACCCATCCCGAGCCGCGCCTGATTCCGCGCGACACCCTGCAGCGGGCGCGTGTCCTGGAGCTGAGCGGCGTCATCGCCTGCGACATCCATCCGGTCAACAACCTGCGCATCCTGCGCTACCTGACCGAAGTGCTGGGCGTGACGGCCGAACAGAAGGATGCCTGGTACCGCCACTGGGTGCGGGATGGAATGCGGGCCGTGGAAGCGCTGCTGGAACGCCACGGCCACGGCCCCTATTGCTTCGGCGATGCGCCAACGCTGGCGGACGTCTGCCTGGTGCCGCAGATCGCCAACGCGCAACGCATGGGCTGCGATATGTCGGCCTATCCGCGCGCCATGGCCGTCTACGCGCATTGCAACACGATAGCGGCCTTCCAGCGTGCCGCGCCTTCCGAGCAGCCGGACTACACGGCCTAG